From the Streptomyces sp. SN-593 genome, the window CAGCGCGCTGCCCGACCCCGAGCAGGAGGCGGCGCGGATCGTGGCGCGGGAGGCGGTCACACCCTTCCGGCTCGACCGGGGGCCGGTGTGGCGCTGCCTGCTGGTGCGCACCGGCCCCGAGGAACGGGTGCTGGTCACCACCTTGCACCACATCGTCTCCGACGGCGGTTCGCTGGGTGTGCTGCTGGCCGAACTCGGCGCGCTGTATCCGGCCTTGGCGGCCGGCGAGCGGCCCTGCCCGGCCGACCCGCCCCAGGGGTACTTCGCGCTCGCGGCGAAGGACACCGTGCCGCCGGGCGCCCTGGAGCACTGGCTCACCATCCTCGACGGCGCGCCGGACCGGATCGACCTGTCCGCGCTGGCCGAGTGGCCCGGGCGCGGCGAGCCGCCCTCGCCGCCGGCGCCGGACGGGGGCTCCGCGCCGACCGGACCCGCGCGGGGCGCGGCGGTCGACCGGCGGTGGGCGGGCCGCGAGCTGACGCTACAGGTGCCGGACGGCACGGCCACGGCGCTGGAAGACCTGTGCGCGCGCCACGGTTCGAGCCTGTTCACCGGGCTGGTGGCGGCGTCGGCGGCCACCCTGTACCGGACGAGCGGTCAGGACGACCTCGTGCTGACCACCCCCGTCGACCGGCGCGGCCACGAAGGCCGCGCGCTGATCGGCTGCTTCGTCAACACGGTGGTCCTGCGGCTGCGGGTCGGTCCCGACGACCGGCTGGACACGCTGCTGGCGCGGGCCGCCGGGGTGGTGGCCGACGCACTGGCCCACAGCGGCCTGCCGTTCTCCCGGCTGGTCTCGGCGCTGCCCCGGCGCGGCGGCGGCCGGAGCCCCTTCGGGAACGTGGCCGTGGTACATAACAACGCGCCCATGGACGCCGTGTCCCTGGGCGGCCTGCGGCTGAGCCACCACCCCTTGCCGCCGGTCGAGGTCAAGCACGACCTCGCCCTCTCCTGGAACCGTCGGCGCGACGGGCTCACCGGCCGGATCGAGTACGCCGCGCGGTTCCCGGACGCCGCGGTGGAGCACCTGGGTGCGCATCTTCGGCACACCGTGGAGACGCTGGCCGCCGCACCCGCCACCCGCGTCGCGGACCTGCCCGGGCTCTCGGAGGTGGCACGGTGACCGGGGCCGCCGGGGCCGGTCCGCGGCTGTCCGGCTCGCCCTGGTTCCCCTACGCCGCCGAGGAGAGCGACGCAAAGACCCGGCTGTTCTGCCTGCCGTACGCGGGGGGCGGCTGGGCCGTCTTCCGGGACTGGCAGGAGCAGTTCGGGCCGGAGGTCCACGCCGTGCCGGTGAAGCTGCCCGGCCGTGCGGAGCGCCTGCACGAGCCCGCGGTGGCCCGCATGGACCACCTCGCGGACCTGCTCGCGGCCGAGCTGGTCCCGCTGCTGGACCGGCCGTACGCGCTGTTCGGCATCAGCATGGGCGCGCTGCTGGCCTTCGAGACGGCCCACCGGCTGGTGACGCGCGGACTGCGCGCCCCGCACCGGCTGTTCGTCGCCTCCTGCCGCGCGCCTCGGGAACCGTTCGACACGCCGCCGGTCCACGGGCTGCCGGACACGGCACTGATCACGGTGCTGGACCGGCTGACGGCCACCCCGCCCCAGTTGCTGGCCAACGCCGAGCTGATGCGGTTGGTCCTCCCCACCTTCCGGGCGGATCTGGCGTGCACCGAGACCTACGTGCGCCCCGACCGCGCGCCGCTGCCGGTCCCGGTGACGGCCGTCCGGGGGCGGGAGGACGACACGCTGACCGAGGCCATGGTCGACGGCTGGCGCGCCGAGACCTCCGCCGGTTTCGAGCAGGTGGAACTGGCCGGCGACCACTTCCTGGTCCACGGCGACCAGCGCGAACTGACCGCGCTGGTACGCCGGCGGCTGCCCCGGAGCGGCCCGGGACGGTAGTCCGCGAAGCGCGGGCGCGTCGGGCGCGGGGTGGCGTCGCTCCTCAGGAGCTCCGTCCACCCCGCGGCCCGGCCGGCCCGCCCCGGGGGGGGCGGGTGTCAGGCGTCCTCCTCGCCCTCGGCGCCCAGCGCGGCCTCGACGTCGGCACTCGACAGCCCCTCGATCTCGTTGAGCAGCGCCTCCAGTTCCGCCGAGGCGACCTCACCGACCTCCACGTCCGCGGCCGGCTCCTCTTCCGTGGCCGGCTCCTGCCCCGCCGCCGGGGCGGCCTTCGGCCCGCCGGCCGGCGGTGTCTCACCGGCGGCGCGGATGAGCTGGGCGATCGTGGCCACCGTAGCCTCCTGGAAGATCTCGCCGAGGGGCAGCTCGATTCCGTGGGCGTCGCGCAGCCGCCCCACCAGTTGCATGGCCAGCAGGGACTGTCCGCCCAGCTCGAAGAAGCTGTCGCGGACCCCGATCCCGTCGATGCCGAGCAGGTCGCGCCACAGGCCCGCGACGTACTCCTCCGTCTCGTCGCGGGGCGCGACGTAGGGCACGGACATCTTCGGCCGGGCCTTGGCGGTCCCGGCGGAAGGTGCCGCCGGCCCGTCGTCGGCCGGCCGCGCGGCGGCGCCGGCGCCGGCCTCGGCCTGCCGGGCCAGTGCCTCCCGCAGATCGGGGTCGGCCGCGCACACGGTGAACGGCCCGTCCTCGCGCACCGCGGTCAGCAGGCGGTAGAGCTGCCTCGCCTCCTGCGGTCCGCAGTCGGCGGCGTCACGCAGACCGGCGGTGTCGGCCTCCCGCCAGTGCTCCCACTGGACGTTGGTCCAGCGCCGGGCCGCGGTCCGGTTGCGCAGCGCCACGTAGGTGTCGGCGTACCAGTTGGCCGCCGTGTAGGCCGCCCCGCCCACTCCGCCCAGCAGGCTGGAGAGCGATCCGACGATCAGGCAGCGGTCGTACGCCACGTCCTCCAACGCCGCGTCGAGAGCGTGCAGCCCGGTCATCTTGGTGGCCATGTGCTGCGCGAACAGCTCGGGTGAGGAGTCCAGCACGGAGCGGATGCCCTCGGTGACGGACATGCCCGGGGTGTAGACCACCCCGGCGAGGCGTCCGTCCGGCCGCGCCGCCTCGTGGACCGCCGCGGTCAGTGCTCCGGTGTCCTCGGCGTCGCCCCGGCGCACGGTCAGCCGGTCGCCGCCGAGCGCGCGCAGTTCCTCCAGTTGCCGCCGCGCCGTCGGGGCGAGCGCGGCGGGGTCGGCGCGGTCGTAGAGCACGACGTGGGCGGCGGGGTCGCGCAGGATCTCCGCGGCCAGGGTGCGGCCGATCATGCCGAGGCCGCCCACCAGGAGATGGGTGCCCTGCGCGGAGGGGACCTGGTTGCCGGCGTGCACCCGGACGTGCGCGCGGACGAACCGGTTGCGGCCGCGGAGGGCCACCGGGGACGCCTGCGACGCCGTGTCGCCCAACTCGGCGAGCAGGTCCGCCACCGTCTCCGGCAGCCGCCCGCCCGGATCGCGCGGGTCGAGTTCGAGCACCCGGCAGTCCCAGGACGTCTCCTGCGGCACCACCCGGCACAACCCGACCGCGGTGGCCAGGCCCGGCCGCACCGGATCCTCGCCGGTCACGTCGAACACGTGACGGGTGACGTGGAGCAACCGAGGCGGCCGGGCCCCGCCGGCCGGCAGGATGTCGAGCAGCGACCGCAGACCGGCTGCCTGCTCCTGCTCGACGGTGTCCGCGGGAGCGGCGTCCAGCGCCCGCAGGTGCACCACGACGTCCGGGCGGGAGCCGGGCGTGTCCAGAGCCGTCTTCAGGGCGGCACCGGGGTCGGCGCCGGCGTCCACCAGCGTGACGCGGCTGCCCAGTGCGGTCAGCCGCTCGCCGAGCGCCGCACCGACACCGGACCGGTCGGACAGCACCAGGACGGCGCCCGGCACGGCATCGGTCCCGGTGGTCGCGGTGGTCCCGGTTCCGCCCGTCGCGCGCGGCAACTCCACCCAGCGCGGCCGGTGGATCCACTCCTCCGGCCCCCTGGGCACCTCCTCCAGCGCGACGGCCGCGTCGTCCGGTGCGGCGTCGATCCAGCACCGGGTGCGCTGGAAGGGGTAGGTGGGCAGCGGCACCCGCAGGCGGGGGTGCCGGTGGGTGTGCTCCCAGTCGATGCGGACACCCTGGTGCCACAGCTCGGCGAGCCCGTCGAGCAGGGCCGCCTGTTCGCTGCCGCGCTGGTCGGCGGCGGGCATCAGGGTGGCCACGGGCGCGGACCGCGCCCCCAACTCGCTGGCGGCCAGCGCCGACAACTGGCGGCCCGGACCGACCTCGATCAGGACGCGGCCGGGCGCGGCCACGGCCTCCCGCAGGCCGTCGGCGAACCGGACGGTCTCGCGCAACTGCCGTGCCCAGTAGCCGGGGTCGGTGGCCTGCTCATCGGTCAGCGGCATCCCGGTGACACCGGAGACCACCGGGATCGCAGGGGGGGTGAGCGCCGCCTTGGCCACTTCGGCGGTGAAGTCGGCCAGGACGGGGTCGAGCATCGCGGAGTGGAAGGCGTGGGAGACTTTCAGCCGCCGGCTCACCACGCCGTCGGCGCGCAGCTGGGCCTCGAAGTCGTCCACCTCCTGGTGCGTTCCGGCGACGGAGACCAGCGCCGAGCCGTTGACCGCGGCGATCGACAGTTCCCGGTCGCCGATCAGCTCGCGGACCCGGGCCTCGGGCAGCGGCACGCCGAGCATCGAGCCGCCCGGCAGGGCCGCCACCATCCGGCCGCGCGCGGCCACCACCGACAACGCGTCGGCCAGGCTGAAGACGCCCGCCAGGGTCGCGGCCACGTACTCGCCGATGCTGTGCCCGAGCATGGCCGCGGGTTCCACACCGTACGAGAGCAGCAACCGGGCGAGCGCGTACTCGACGGTGAACAGCGCGGGCTGGGCGAGGTCGGTCGAGGTCAGGCCGTCGGCCGAGGGGTCGCGGCGGGTCAGCAGCAGCGGCCGCAGGCGGTCGGCGACCTCGGCGGGCATCAGGGCGAGGCACTCGTCGACCGCGTCCCGGAACACCGGTTCGGTGCGGTGGAGTTCGGCTCCCATGCCGACGCTCTGGCTGCCCTGGCCGGGGAAGAGGAACACCACGGAACCGGCCTCGTCCGCGGTCTCCGAGCTGCGGACACGTCCCGAACCCTTGGCGCCCAGGGCGCTCGCGGCGTCGGCCAGGTCCCGCGCCACCACGCTGGCCCGGTACTCGTGCTCGGTCCGTCCGACCTGGAGGGTGTGGGCCACATCGGCCAGTACGGCGCCGGGGTTCTCACGCATCCAGCGGGCGGTCTGCTCCATCCGCTCGGCGAGGGCCGGCCTGCTGCGCGCGGAGAGCACCACGAGCTGGCTGCCGGGCTCCGGTGCGCCGACCACCGGGTCGGGGGCCTCGCGCAGCACCACGTGCGCGTTGGCGCCGCCCATGCCGAGCGAGTGCACCGAGGCGTAGCGCGGCCGGCCCGGCTCGCCCTCCATCGGCAGCAGCTCCGTCGGCACGTAGAACGGGCCGGACGCGAAGTCGATCTCGGGGTTGGGGGTGCGGAAGTGCAGCACCGGCGGGATGGACTTGTTCTTCAGGCACATGACGGTCTTGATGAAGCCGGCCACCCCGGCGGCGGCGTCGAGGTGGCCGATGTTGGGCTTGACCGAGCCTATGGCGCAGTAGTTCGAGCGGTCGGTGGTGAGCCGGTACGCCTTGGTGAGCCCGGCGACCTCGATCGGGTCGCCCAGCGGCGTTCCGGTGCCGTGCGCCTCGACGTAGTCGATGACGTCCGCGGTCAGACCGGCCGAGGCGATGGCGCCGGCGGCGGCGCGGGCCTGGCCGTCGACGCCCGGCGCGGTGAAACTCGCCTTGGCCCGGCCGTCGTTGCCGATCGAGGTGCCGGCGATGACGGCGTGGATGTGGTCGCCGTCGCGCAGCGCGTCGTCGAGGTGCTTGAGCAGCACCGCTCCGGCGCCGTTGCCCACCACGCTGCCGGTGGAGTCGGCGTCGAAGCTGCGGCAGTGGCCGTCCTCCGAGGCGGTGGCGTTCTGAAGGTAGCCGGCGTTGTGGGGCATCCGCAGCGACGCCCCGCCGGCTATGGCCATGTCGCACTCGCCGGCCAGGATCGCCTGCGCGGCGAGGTGGATCGCGGTGAGGGAGGTGGAGCAGGCGGACTGCACGGAGACGGCCGGACCCTGGAGGTTCAGCTTGTAGGCGACCCGCAGTGCCAGGTAGTCCTTGTCGTTGCCGATCATGGTGGCGTGGTCCCCGACCGCGTCCAGCATCCGCCGGTTGCCGATGAGGTTGACCAGCAGGTAGGTGTTCATGGTGGAGCCCGCGTACACGCCGACCAGCCCCGGGTAGCGGGCCGGGTCGTAGCCCGCGTCCTCCATGGCCCACAGGGCGCACTCCAGGAAGAGCCGGTGCTGGGGGTCCATCAGCTCGGCTTCGCGGGCCACGTATCCGAAGTAGTCGGCGTCGAAGTCCTCCGCCTCCTGCAGGGCGGCGGACGCCGGCACGTAGCGGGGGCTTGCCAGCATGTGGGCGGGCACGCCGGCGGCCCGCAGTTCGTCATCGTCGAAGAACCGGATCGACTCGACGCCCTCGCGGATGTTCTGCCAGTACTGGTCCGGGTTGTCCGCACCGGGGAACCGGCAACCCATACCGATCACCGCGATGTCGGCGGGGATCGCGTCGTTCTGCTTCTGACCGTTCAACTGCGCTCCAGAGTCGGTCCGGGCAAGGGGACGGAGGATCAGCCGAAGGTGATCCGGATGTGCTGGGCGCCGCGCCGCCGGGTGCGGCCGGTGACCACCGGGCGGTCCGTGTCGTCCGGACGCCCGGTGTGGAGCAGGATCTCCAGATGAGCCGCCAGTTCCGCGACGGTGGAGAACTCGAAGAGGAGCATCAACGGCAGTCCCGGCAGGTTCAGTTCCTCTTCGAGGCGGGAGATCAGCGGCGCCACCAGGAGCGAGTGCCCGCCCAGGTCGAAGAAGTTGTCGTGGGACCCGACGCGCGGGATGTCCAGGACCTCCTGCCAGACCTCCGCCACCCGGCGCTCCACGGCCCCGGTCGGCGGTTCTCCGCGGACCGGCGGCGCCGGACGGGCCGCCGCCAGGCTCTCGTCCAGCCGGGCCCGGTCGAGTTTGCCGTGCGCGGTGCGCGGAAGCGCGTCGAGCGGGACGATGCGGGTCGGCACCTCGTGCGCCGGCAGGTGCCCGGCGGCCCAGGCGCGCAGCGCGTCGACGCCGAAGCCCGGCCCCGGCACCACGCCCGCGGCCAGCCGGCGTCGGCTGCCGTCGCCCTCGACCACCACGACGGCGTCGAGGACGTCCGGGTGCCGCAACAGAACGGCCCGCACCTCTTCCGGCTCCACCCGGAATCCGCGGATCTTCACCTGATCGTCCAACCGGCCGAACAGGACCAGATCGCCGTCCGGACGCAGACTGCCGAGGTCGCCGGTGCGGTACCGGCGCCGCCCGTCCGGCCCGGTGGTGAAGGCCCGGCCCGCGGTCCCGGGCCGGTTGAGGTAGCCCGCGGCCACCCCCGGCCCGCCGATGACGACCTCGCCGAAGCCGCCCGGCACGGTCGGATCGTCCCAGGGGTCGAGGACACCGACCCGCGAACGGCCGGTCGGGGGCCCCACGGGCACGACGCCGCTGCCGGCGGCCGCCTCCTGCACGCCGATGAAGCGCATCGAGCAGTTGATGCTCGCCTCGGTCGGCCCGTAGCCGTTGACGAAGACCGCGTCCGGCGCCACCAGCGCGGTCAGTGCCCGGAGCGCTTCGTAGGTCAGCATCTCGCCGCCCAGCACCACTGTGCACACCGAGGGCATGTCCACGCCCGCCACGGCCAGTTCGGCGGCGAAGGACGGCGTCAGGTAGAGGATGGTCAGTCGCTCCCGCCGGACGAACCGGGCGTAGCCGGGGGCGGACAGCCGTTCGGCCTGCTCGGGGAAGTGCAGGGCGGCGCCGAACAGCACCGTGGTGAAGACCTCCTGAAGGCCGAAGTCGAAGCTCAGCGACAGCGTCTGCGGGAGCCGGACACCGGGGCCGAGGCCGAACCGCTCACGTTGCCACAGCAGCAGCGGCAGCACGTTGGCGTGGGTGATCGGCACGCCCTTCGGCGTACCGGTGGTGCCCGAGGTGTGGACCACGTAGGCCGGGGTGTCGGCACTCGGCGGGCCCTGGACACGCACGGCAGGCGGCGGCGCCGGGTCGTCGAGCACGACCACCGGGCGGCCCGGGGCCAGCCGGGCCGCGCGGGCCGCGTGCGCGCGGTCGGTGAGGACCGCGGCGACCCCGGCGTCCGAGGCGACGAACCGCAGCCGGTCCTCCGGGAAGGCGGGCAGCAGCGGCACGACGCAGCAACCGGCGGTGAGGGCGGCCAGCACAGCGGTGACGAACCGCGGCTCGGGCGGGAGCAGCACGCCGACCGGGGCCCCCGCGCCGGAACCGGCGGCGCCGGCCAGCCGGGCCGCGGCCACCGAGACCTCCGCACCGAGCTGGGAGTAGGTGACCGTGCGCCCCGCCGAGACCACCGCCGGTTCGTCGGGGTGGGCGGCGCAGGCGTCCGCGAAGCAGTCGGCCATGGTGCGCGACGGCTCGGGCCGGGGGCCGCGGCCCACGGTGAGCTCGGCCAGGCTCGCGCGTTCCCCGTCCGACAGGACGGTCAGGGCGCTGATCGGGGCGTCCTGGTCCGCCACCGCCGCCGCGGCCACCCGCAGCAACCGCCCGCCCAGTTCCTCCACGGTGACGTCGTCCAGTACCTCGCCGGCGTAGCGCAGCACCAGGGTCAGTTCGCCGTCGGACTCGGCGACGCTGACGTCGAGGTCGGCCAGCACGGTGGTGTGCGGCAGCGGTACGGCTTCCAGCACCAGACCGCCCACCCGGCACGCGCGGCCGGGGATCTCCTCCGCGAGCGCGGACAGGCCGTCCGGGGCGCCAGGAGGCGTCGCGGTCCAGCCGAACATGGTGGCGAACAGCGGGCCCCGCGCGGTGTCCCGGGCCGGCCGGACCGCGGCGGCGATGAGCGGCAGCGGATACTGCCGGGCGGCCAGGGCCCGCCGGAAGCGGGCGGCGGTGTCGCCGACCAGCCCGGCGAACGAGCCCTCCGCCGGTACCTCCAGCGGCAACGGCAGGGTGTTCACGCAGTAGCCCACCACCTGGCCGGAGCGGGCGTCGGGGCGCACGGCGGTCGGTACGCCCACCACGAACCGGCGCTCGCCGGACAGCCGCGCCAGCAGCACCGCGTGGCAACTCAGCAGTACCGCGAAGGGCGTGGTGCCCAGCCGGCGGGCGGTGGCCAGGACCTGCTCGCTCAAAGCGGTGCCGAACGGCAGCCGGATCAGGTCGCCCGACCAGGTGCGCGTGGCCGGGCGCGGCCGGTCCAGGGGCAGCCGCAGCTCGCTGTCCGCCCCGTCGGCCAGCAGGTCGATCCACTCCCCGCGCATCCGTTCGCCCGCGGGCCCGGTCAGCAGCCGGTGTTCGGCGGCGACCATCTCGGACATGCCGGGCGCGGGAGGCAGGGCGTCGGCGGTGCCCTCCGCCAGTTCGCGGTAGCGCTCTCCGGTCTGGGCGAGCAGCAGGCCGAGCGACCACAGGTCGGCGGCGATGTGGTGGACCGACAGCAGCAGGACGGGGTCCTGCCCTTCCGGCCGGATCAGGGTGATCCGGGCCAGCGGCCCGTGTTCCGGGTCGAGCGGGTCAGCGGCGCGGGCGGCCAGCAGCGCGTCGAGGCCGTCGGCAGGGGCGTCCAGGACGACCAGTTCGGGGACGGGCGCGCCTGACGGGTCGGCGGTCACCCGGCCGCCGGCCACCGTCCACCGGGCGCGGAGTGCTTCGTGCCGTCCCATCACCTCGCGCACCGCGCGGGCCAGCACCTCGGCGTCCACGCCGCCGCGCAGCCGCGCGGCGCGCGTCACGGCGTAGCGGGAGCCGCCGGCGGAGGAGTGCTCCAGGAACCACAGCGCCTGCTGCCCGGCCGAAGCCGTCGGCGCGGGCTCCCGGTCGGGGGCGCTGTCCTGGCCGGGAGAGGTGTCCTGGCCGGAGGGGGTGTGCCGACCCGTGCCGGGGTTCGGGACGGTGGCCGTACTCCCGGCGCCGGGTGACGGGTCCGGCCCGCCCGCCGGGCCCGGGTCGGGGGCGCCGGCGCGTACCGCTTCCGCCAGGCCGCCCACCGTGGCGTCGTACAGCAGTTCCTCCAGCGGGACGGTGCGGCCGAACCGCTCCTGGAGGGCGTGTTGGAGCTGGACCGAACGCAGCGAGTCCAACCCCAGCTCCGCCAGTGCCCGGCCGGCCGAGAGGCCGGCGGCGTCCGGCACGCCCAGCACCTCGCCCAGCAGCGCCAGGAGAGCGGCGTCCGGCCCGTCGGCCGGAACCACGGCGCCCTCGCCCGTCCCGCCCGCCCCGTCCAGCGGGGATGCCGGGGATGCCGGGGACGCGGGGGACGCCGGGGACACCGTCTGGAGGGCGCCGGAACGGTAGGCGTCCCGGCAGGCGCGGCGGCGGATCTTGCCGCTGGACGTCTTGGGTATGGTCCCCCGCGGGATGAGGAAGAGGTGGTCCAGGCGCAGACCGTGCCGACGGGCGACGTCGGCATGGACCGCGGACAGCTCGTCGGGGCCGGCGTCGCCCCGGACCTCGGCCACCACGACCAGCCGCTCGCCGACCGCGAAGGCCGCGACACAGCCCTTCCTGATCGCCGGGCACGCCTGCTCGACGGTGGACTCGATGTCCTGAGGGAAGTGGTTGCGCCCGCGCACCACGATGACGTCCTTCGAGCGCCCGGCGATGTGCAGTCGGCCGTCCGCCAGGAAGCCGAGGTCCCCGGTGCGCAGATACGGCCCGGCGCCGTCCGCCGTCCGGGCCGCGAACAGCTCGGCGGTGGCGTCGGGCCGCTCCCAGTACCCGGTGCCGATGCTGGGGTCGGTGGCGGTCATCCAGATCTCGCCCAGCTCGCCGTCGGGGACCGGGGTGCCGTCCGCCCCGACGATCAACAGCGAGGGCGGCGGGGCGCCGCAACTGACCGCCGTCTCGCCCTCGCCGCCCGGGACCGGCGCTGTGCCGGGGGCGTCGCCGGAGTTCTCGGCCGAGACCAGCAGGGTGCACTCCGCCAGTCCGTAGCTGGGCGTCATCGCGGCGGGGCGGAAGCCGGCCGCGGCGAAGTGCGCGGCGAAGGAGGCGACGGTCTCCGGCCGTACCGGCTCACCGCCGTTGATGGCTGTCCGCCAGGCCGTGAGGTCCAGTGTGCGCAGGTCGTCCTGCCCGACCTTGCGCACCGCCAGCTCGTAGGCGAAGTTCGGTGCCGGGCTGATCGTCGCGCCGAAGCGGGACAGGGCCCGCAGCCAGCGGACCGGGCTCTCCAGGAAGGACAGGGGCGAGAGCAGGACACAGGTGGCTCCCAGGTGGAGCGGGTGGAGCACCGAGCCGATGAGGCCCATGTCGTGGTACAGCGGCAGCCAGCTCACCACGACGCTGTGCTCGTCCTGCCCGTACGTCGTCGTCATCCGCCCCTGGTTGGCGACCAGTTGGCGGTGGCTGACGACCACCCCGCGCGGGGTGCCGGTGGAGCCCGAGGTGAACTGGAGCAGCGCGGACGCGTCGGTGTCGACGACGGGCGCGCTCCAGCCGTCCGGCGCCCGTTCCGCGCGGTCCAGCGGTTCCAGCACCACCGCATCGGGCGTCCCGGCCGTGATCTCCTCCATGGCCCACGGCAGATCGGTGAGAACGGCCACCGGCCGGGTCGCGGCGGCGATGTCCCGGGCGGTGTCGATCTCCCGTCGGCCGACCGGCGGGTAGACCGGCACGGCGACGAACCCCGCGTACCAGCAGCCGAGCAGGTCGACGACGAAGGACAGCCCCGGGGTGTGGGCGAGTACGGCCCTGTCGCCCGGTTCCCCCAGTGCCTCCAGCCGTGCGGCGGACGCGCGTGCTGCCGCGTCCAGCTCGGAGTACGTGAGGGAGTCCGTGACGTCCTCGCCGTCGCCGAGGAAGCGGAAGGCCGTCTTGTCGGGGCTGTTCCGGGCGTGGGCACGCAGCCGTTCGGTCAGCGTCGTGACGGACGGCGGAGGCGGGCAGGACGTCATCGGGGGGCTCCCGTCGGGGGCGGTCAGGAGGAGACAGGGTCGGGAAGCTGCCGTCGGGGGCCCGGCCCGGGTGCCGGCGACCCGGCCGGTCCCCTGG encodes:
- a CDS encoding non-ribosomal peptide synthetase → MTSCPPPPSVTTLTERLRAHARNSPDKTAFRFLGDGEDVTDSLTYSELDAAARASAARLEALGEPGDRAVLAHTPGLSFVVDLLGCWYAGFVAVPVYPPVGRREIDTARDIAAATRPVAVLTDLPWAMEEITAGTPDAVVLEPLDRAERAPDGWSAPVVDTDASALLQFTSGSTGTPRGVVVSHRQLVANQGRMTTTYGQDEHSVVVSWLPLYHDMGLIGSVLHPLHLGATCVLLSPLSFLESPVRWLRALSRFGATISPAPNFAYELAVRKVGQDDLRTLDLTAWRTAINGGEPVRPETVASFAAHFAAAGFRPAAMTPSYGLAECTLLVSAENSGDAPGTAPVPGGEGETAVSCGAPPPSLLIVGADGTPVPDGELGEIWMTATDPSIGTGYWERPDATAELFAARTADGAGPYLRTGDLGFLADGRLHIAGRSKDVIVVRGRNHFPQDIESTVEQACPAIRKGCVAAFAVGERLVVVAEVRGDAGPDELSAVHADVARRHGLRLDHLFLIPRGTIPKTSSGKIRRRACRDAYRSGALQTVSPASPASPASPASPLDGAGGTGEGAVVPADGPDAALLALLGEVLGVPDAAGLSAGRALAELGLDSLRSVQLQHALQERFGRTVPLEELLYDATVGGLAEAVRAGAPDPGPAGGPDPSPGAGSTATVPNPGTGRHTPSGQDTSPGQDSAPDREPAPTASAGQQALWFLEHSSAGGSRYAVTRAARLRGGVDAEVLARAVREVMGRHEALRARWTVAGGRVTADPSGAPVPELVVLDAPADGLDALLAARAADPLDPEHGPLARITLIRPEGQDPVLLLSVHHIAADLWSLGLLLAQTGERYRELAEGTADALPPAPGMSEMVAAEHRLLTGPAGERMRGEWIDLLADGADSELRLPLDRPRPATRTWSGDLIRLPFGTALSEQVLATARRLGTTPFAVLLSCHAVLLARLSGERRFVVGVPTAVRPDARSGQVVGYCVNTLPLPLEVPAEGSFAGLVGDTAARFRRALAARQYPLPLIAAAVRPARDTARGPLFATMFGWTATPPGAPDGLSALAEEIPGRACRVGGLVLEAVPLPHTTVLADLDVSVAESDGELTLVLRYAGEVLDDVTVEELGGRLLRVAAAAVADQDAPISALTVLSDGERASLAELTVGRGPRPEPSRTMADCFADACAAHPDEPAVVSAGRTVTYSQLGAEVSVAAARLAGAAGSGAGAPVGVLLPPEPRFVTAVLAALTAGCCVVPLLPAFPEDRLRFVASDAGVAAVLTDRAHAARAARLAPGRPVVVLDDPAPPPAVRVQGPPSADTPAYVVHTSGTTGTPKGVPITHANVLPLLLWQRERFGLGPGVRLPQTLSLSFDFGLQEVFTTVLFGAALHFPEQAERLSAPGYARFVRRERLTILYLTPSFAAELAVAGVDMPSVCTVVLGGEMLTYEALRALTALVAPDAVFVNGYGPTEASINCSMRFIGVQEAAAGSGVVPVGPPTGRSRVGVLDPWDDPTVPGGFGEVVIGGPGVAAGYLNRPGTAGRAFTTGPDGRRRYRTGDLGSLRPDGDLVLFGRLDDQVKIRGFRVEPEEVRAVLLRHPDVLDAVVVVEGDGSRRRLAAGVVPGPGFGVDALRAWAAGHLPAHEVPTRIVPLDALPRTAHGKLDRARLDESLAAARPAPPVRGEPPTGAVERRVAEVWQEVLDIPRVGSHDNFFDLGGHSLLVAPLISRLEEELNLPGLPLMLLFEFSTVAELAAHLEILLHTGRPDDTDRPVVTGRTRRRGAQHIRITFG